From the Vulpes lagopus strain Blue_001 chromosome 15, ASM1834538v1, whole genome shotgun sequence genome, one window contains:
- the LOC121476151 gene encoding olfactory receptor 52Z1-like, producing MHVKDLAHLSVRISNSTSAHFTAFLLTGVPGLEDFQIWISIPFSFMYLLAVIGNGLVMAVVAWDRNLHEPMYLFLAMLALNDVFLCTVTVPKMLLIFWQGPSPSTFPACLTQMFFVHALFLSESAVLLAMAFDRYVAICAPLHYATLLTGSLISKVGLALVARSVAVVTPGVLLILRLHFCRSNVIHHTYCENMGIAKLACNNISLNSIYGLTAALLTTGLDFVLISLSYCLILRTVFQLPSREARTKAFGTCGAHICVILIFYTLAFFSFFTHRFGNHVPRHVLILLANLYLLVPPTMNPIVYGVKTKEIRMRVLGLYHVGKILSTAPYI from the exons ATGCATGTAAAAG ACTTGGCTCACCTGTCTGTAAGAATATCCAACTCTACATCTGCTCACTTCACTGCCTTTTTGCtgactggagtcccaggattagaAGATTTCCAAATCTGGATCTCCATCCCCTTCAGCTTCATGTACCTTTTGGCTGTGATAGGCAATGGTCTGGTTATGGCAGTGGTGGCCTGGGACAGAAACCTCCATGAACCCATGTATCTCTTCCTGGCCATGTTGGCACTCAATGATGTTTTCCTTTGTACAGTCACAGTGCCCAAAATGCTTCTCATCTTCTGGCAGGGCCCTTCCCCATCAACGTTTCCTGCATGTCTCACACAGATGTTTTTTGTTCATGCTCTGTTCCTCTCTGAGTCTGCTGTTCTCTTGGCCATGGCTTTTGATCGCTATGTGGCTATCTGTGCACCACTCCATTATGCAACCCTACTTACCGGATCTCTCATCAGCAAGGTAGGTCTGGCTCTGGTGGCTCGGAGTGTGGCTGTGGTCACCCCTGGTGTCCTCCTCATTCTCCGGTTGCATTTCTGCCGGAGCAATGTCATCCACCATACCTACTGTGAGAACATGGGCATTGCCAAGTTGGCCTGTAATAACATTTCCCTTAATAGCATTTATGGGCTCACTGCTGCTCTCCTCACCACAGGGCTAGACTTTGTCCTCATCTCCCTGTCCTACTGTCTAATCCTGAGAACAGTCTTCCAACTACCTTCTAGGGAAGCCCGGACAAAGGCCTTTGGAACATGTGGAGCTCATATATGTGTCATCTTGATATTTTATACTCtggccttcttttccttctttacccATCGCTTTGGAAATCATGTACCCAGGCATGTCCTTATCCTCCTGGCAAACCTCTACTTATTGGTGCCACCTACTATGAACCCTATTGTTTATGGAGTAAAGACAAAAGAGATAAGGATGCGTGTCTTGGGGCTCT ATCATGTGGGTAAAATACTTAGCACGGCACCTTACATATAG
- the LOC121476599 gene encoding olfactory receptor 51L1-like produces the protein MATLNSSNSLSSTFYLTGIPGYEEFHHWISIPFCLLYLVGIMGNCTILHIVRTDPRLHEPMYYFLAMLSLTDMGMSMPTMISLFRVLWSISREIQFNICVVQMFLIHTFSFTESSVLLAMAFDRYVAICHPLRYATILTPRLIIKIGLAALLRSAFAMIPLLARLAFFPFCHSHILSHSYCLHQDMIRLACADTMFNIIYGLILVIVLWGMDSLGIFVSYMYILHSILRIASREGRLKALNTCASHICVVLILYVPMIGLSIVHRFAKHSSPLIHIFMAHIYLLVPPVLNPIIYSVKTKQIRQGVLHLLFPTKISSTMM, from the coding sequence ATGGCAACCTTAAACTCCAGTAATAGCCTGTCCTCCACATTCTATCTCACAGGTATCCCTGGCTATGAGGAATTTCACCACTGGATATCCATTCCATTCTGTCTCCTCTACCTTGTTGGAATAATGGGTAACTGCACCATCCTGCATATTGTTCGGACAGACCCTAGGCTCCATGAGCCCATGTACTACTTCCTGGCCATGCTTTCCCTCACTGACATGGGCATGTCCATGCCCACAATGATATCACTCTTCAGGGTGTTGTGGTCCATTTCCCGGGAAATCCAGTTCAATATCTGCGTGgtccaaatgtttttaattcacaCTTTCTCCTTCACTGAATCATCTGTGCTCTTGGCCATGGCCTTTGACCGCTATGTGGCTATCTGCCACCCTCTACGATATGCTACCATTCTCACCCCAAGACTTATCATTAAAATTGGACTTGCAGCCCTGCTTAGGAGTGCCTTTGCCATGATTCCACTTCTGGCCAGGTtggccttctttcctttctgccacTCCCACATCCTTTCTCATTCCTATTGTCTGCACCAGGACATGATTCGTCTTGCCTGTGCTGACACTATGTTTAATATTATATATGGGTTGATTCTGGTTATTGTGCTGTGGGGCATGGACTCTCtgggtatttttgtttcttatatgtACATTCTGCACTCAATATTAAGAATCGCATCACGTGAGGGGAGGCTTAAGGCCCTCAACACATGTGCATCCCACATCTGTGTTGTACTCATCCTATATGTGCCGATGATTGGGCTCTCTATTGTCCATCGTTTTGCCAAACACTCCTCTCCCCTCATCCACATCTTCATGGCTCACATCTACTTATTGGTTCCACCCGTGCTTAATCCAATCATCTATAGTGTGAAGACCAAACAGATCCGCCAAGGCGTTCTCCACCTACTTTTCCCCACAAAAATCAGTTCTACTATGATGTAG